From Ignavibacterium sp.:
CAAGGAATTAAGCAGTTATTAATTATTGCCCTCCAATACACCTGACTTTAAGTAATCCGAAAAAAAAAGTAAATTCCAACCGAAAAATTAACATACTATCTAAATGGCTCTGGAAAATCCTAAATATCAAAAAATGCTGGATGCTTTGTTAAACAACTGCAGAAAAAATCTGCCTAAAGTTGACGAAGCATTAATTACAAAAGCATTTGAATACAGTCTCGAAGCGCATAAAAATGATCTTCGTGCATCAGGTGAGCCATATTTTACACATCCGTATGAAGTTGCAAATATTGTAGTTGAAGAATTTCCACTCGACGATATTACTGTTGTAAGTGCACTTCTGCACGATGTAGTTGAAGACACAGAATTTACACTTGAAATTCTCTCGAAAGAATTTGGAAAAGAAGTGGCTGAAATTGTTGATGGTGTTACAAAGATTAGCGGCATTTTCAGAGGACACGAAATTACTAAAGCAGAAAACTATCGTAAGCTATTGCTTTCGATGGTTAAAGATGTTCGTGTTATTCTCGTGAAGTTTGCTGACAGATTGCACAATATGCGAACTCTTGAATTTGTTAATCCCGATAAACAAAGAAGAATTGCACAGGAGACACTTGAAATCTATGCACCTTTTGCTCATCGTTTTGGATTGGCAAAAGTAAAATGGGAACTTGAAGATTTATCATTCAAATTTCTGAACAGAGAAGCTTATGAAGAACTTGCCAGAAAACTAAAAGCAAAAAGAAAAGACAGAGAAGCATACATCAAAAAATTTTCTGAGCCAATCATTAAAAAATTAAATGAATATAAACTCAAATATGAATTAAGCGGAAGGCCAAAACATCTTTACAGTATTTACCGAAAGATGGTCAGACGAAATAAACCCTTCGAAGAAATTTATGATTTATTTGCTGTAAGAATTATACTTGATACCGATGATGCAAATGCCTGCTATACTGTACTTGGAATTGTTAATCAGATTTATCTTCCTGTTCCTGATCGTTTCAAAGACTATATCTCTATTCCGAAAACAAATAATTATCAGTCAATTCACACTACTGTAGTTGGTCCTGAAGGAAGACTTGTTGAAGTTCAGATAAGAACACGCCAAATGCACGAGGTTGCTGAGAAAGGTGTTGCAGCTCATTGGCGATATAAAGAAAGTAAAACTGCTTCTGATAAAGAATTGGAAAATTGGGTTAACTGGATTCGTGATATTTTTGAAAATGCATCTAAGGATGAGCAGAAAAAAGAATTGATGGAAAGCTTTAAGCTTAATCTTTATCAGGATGAAATTTATGTTTTTACACCGAAGGGAGATTTACGAAGATTGCCTGTTGGTTCAACGCCTGTTGATTTTGCATTTGAGATTCACAGTAAAGTTGGTCATCATTGTATCGGAGCAAAAGTAGATGGTAAAATTGTTCCTCTGGACACTGAACTTCATAGCGGAGATCAGGTTGAAATTATTACATCAAAAAATCAGCATCCAAATAAAAACTGGTTGAAGTTTGTAAAAACTCACAAAGCAAGAAACGAAATAAGAAAATGGTTAAACAAAGAAGAGCAGGAGATAATTGACAAAGGAAAAGAGATTTGGGAGAAAAAAATCAAGAAGTTTAAACTTTCATTCAATGCTGATGAATTACTACGATTGGCTCACTTGAATAAGTACGATAATCTCAGACAATTCTTTAAAGCAATTGCTCAGGGCTTAATAAATGTTGACGATGTGATTACAGCAAACAAAGAGAGAGAAGAGAAAGAGAAACAAAAAGAGCTTCAATTTGAAAAATTTGCAAACGGTGCAAGAAGTGACATTGGGGGAATTTTAGTAGATGGTAAGAAATCCGGAATACTTTACACTTATGCAAAATGTTGTAATCCGATTCCTGGTGATCCCGTAATCGGATATATTACAGTTGGAGAAGGAATAAAAATCCACAGAAAAAATTGTGTTAACCTTTTGAATCTTTCTGTTGCTGATTCTTCAAAACTTGTTAATGTTCAATGGCCTGAAACAGAAGATAATTTATTTGTTGCCGGTCTGACTATCAGAGGTGAAGACAGACCCGGAATATTAAATGATATTTCGCATACAATTGTTACTTATCGCAACACTAACATAAAGTCAATCAACATCAACACAACAGATTCAACTTTCGAAGGAAGTGTAACTCTTTATGTTCAGAATCTCGAACATCTTAACAGAATTATCGAAAGACTTAAAAAAGTACAGGGCATTTTTTCAGTTGAAAGATTTGAAAGCACATTATGATTGATGAAAACCTGACCAGGATAATGGCAATTGATTTCGGCTTGAAGAGAATAGGAATTGCATTAAGTGACCCACTAAAAAAATTTGCTTCGCCATTCACAACACTTCCTAATGATGACAAATTATTTTCTAACCTGAAAAAAATTATTCAGGAAAAATCTGTAGAAAAAATAATACTTGGTTTACCAGATAAATCCGCAAACGAAAAAAAATCAGTTTATAAAAATGTATTCGACTTTAAATCTGAGTTAGAAAGAAATTTTGATATTGAAATTATTTTATGGAATGAAACTCATACATCCAGAATTGCAGAACAAAGAATTATTGATTCAGTAAAAAGTAAAAAGAAAAGACAGGACAAAGGATTGATTGATATGCATTCTGCGGCAATAATTCTCTCTGAATATCTTGACTCAATTGATAATTAAAATTAGTCCTCTTATTTTTGATATGAATAAATGATATTGGGAGCACATCAATGCTTAAACAATCACTTGGAATCATCGAAACAAATTCTCTCAGCAGTGCCGTTGAAATTGCACATCTGATGGTTGATAAATTTGAAGTTTCATTGGCAAATGTGAGGCAATTATTAAATGGCTACACCACAGTCTTTATAAAAGGCGAATTGGGAGCAGTTCAGCAGGCAATTGATTTTGGAGCAGGTCATTGCAATGAGAAAAATTCTCTTGTTGCAAAATCAGTTATTGCAGTGCCACACGATGAATTGTTCAACTTTATTGAAGGAGAAAAAGATGAATAATTCACTTGGACTTGTTGAAGTGAAAGGATTTTGTGCATCAATTTTTACGGTTGATACACTACTTAAAAATGCATCTGTTTCAATTGGGCTGGAAGAAATCAAAAACGGAAATGTGATATTAAAATTAAAAGGTACTTTACCTCAGATTAATTATGCAGTTAATCTTGCGGTTGAAAATGCTAATAAGATTTCTTCCGTAGTAAGTTACAGCGTGTTGGAAAAAATTAATCCAGTAATTGAGCAAGCATTTTTTGTTAATGGAAATAAATCTTCTCACAAAAAACAAATTAAGGAGAGCTTTACTGAAACTACATTACAAATCCACACAACTAACAAACCTGAAAAAATTATTTCAGTAAGAAAAGTTTCTTCCAGGAGAAAACCAATAACTATTGATTCGAAATCGGATAAATCAAAAAAAGAAATTAAACAACACTCAACTGATGAAACATTATCAAGTACGATTGAAAGATTGAGACTTGAAGCTCTCGGAAAAAAGGCAATCGAAGTTAGCGAAAGAGTTTCAGATAAAACTGAAAAGACAAAATCTTATGACATCAAAAAACTTTCAGATCTTGATGGCCTGAATGTCCACAAACTGAGAAGAGCAGCAAGAGATTTTGATAACTTCCCGATAAAAGGCAGACAGATTTCAAGAGCTAATCGTGATGAACTGATGGTTTACTTCAAACAAATTTTACCTGAATAAATTGAATAAAAAAATTTACATAGTAATTATTTCAGTTTTATTCTCTATAACTGTTTGGGTAAGCATAGCTCTTTCGGATGAATATTATTCAACTTATAAACTTCCAATTGCAATCATTGATTTACCTTCGGGTTATAGCGTTGGAAATAATCTTCCCGAGACTATCACAGTAAGATTAAAAGGAGATGGATGGAAGCTAATGTCTTTTGAATTAGGTTCGACGGAATACTTCTATGTTTCAGTAAAAGGGGATAGCGGAGTAATAACTGCAAATCTTCTAGCTAATGTAGAAAACAATCCCTGGTTTACATCAGGAATTAATATTCTTGATATTAATCCAAAAAATATCCGGATAGTTGTTGAACCAATTGTTGAAAAGAAATTAAAAATTATCCCAAAACTTAAACTTGACTTTAAGGAAGGATATAGTTTAGCAACGCAGGTTTTAGTTGAACCGGACTCAGTTTTAATCCGGGGTCCGGGTAGTGTTATTAAAAAAATGGAAACTTACAGTACTAAAGAAATTTCATTAAAAAATCTTGACCAGAAAACTAATTTTATAGCAGAGCTTGAAGAACTGCGAGGTTTTGAAACAGATCTGAAATTTGTAAATGTAACATTGGATGTTCAGCGAATTGTTGAAAATTCAATTAATGATATTCCTGTAAGTGTTATCAACAAACCTGAAAATGTTGATGTAATTCTTATTCCGAATACGATATCTTGTACATTTCGTGGAGGAGTAAATATTCTTGGTAAAGTAAGTTTGAATGATATAATTGCAACGGTGGATTATAACTCAGTAGTAAATGATACTCTTGGTTTTGTAAAGCCTGAAATCCAATCGCCTGAAAATTTAAATTTGTTATCAGTCAGACCTGACAAACTGAAATATGTAATTAAAAAATTTTAACTCATCTTTATCTTAAATTTTATGTTTATAACTTTTGAAGGAATAGATTTCTGCGGTAAGTCAACTCAAGTTGAACTATTAAAAAATTATTTTGAGAGAAAAGGTAAATCAGTAAAAGTAATTCGCGAGCCAGGTGGAACAGAAATCTCTGAAAAAATTCGTGACCTTCTGCTTGATAAGAAAAACAACAAAATGTTTATGGAGACTGAGTTGCTTTTATTTTCTGCAAGCAGAGCGCAGCTTGTGAGAGAAAAAATTGTTCCTTTTATTCAGGAAGGTTCTGTTGTTATATCTGACAGGTTTCACGATTCATCAACAGCTTATCAGGGATTTGGAAGGGGACTTCCGATAGAAGCTGTATTGAATGTTCATAAACTTGCAATTGGTGATACAATTCCTGATATAACTTTCATAATTGATATTCCTGTTTCTGTTGCAGTTAAACGAAAAGCAGAAAAAACTCATCAGGAACTCGATAGAATAGAAGTATCATCGAATGACTTTTTTGAAAAAGTAAGGAATGGCTATCTTACTCTTGCAAAAAACGAAAAAAGATTCAGAATAATTGATGGGACAAAATCAATAGAAGAAATTCATAAGTTAATCATTAATTACATTGAAGAACTTGAGCGAAGTTAATATGAAAAAAACATTTTTTATCGTTGTCCTTATTTCATCTCTGATATTAGGATTTTATATCCAGCGAAGTGGCGATATCTATTATGAGATTTCTAAAAATATGGAATTATTCGGAAAGGTATATAAAGAAATCTCATTCAATTATGTTGACGAAATAAACCCTGAAGAATTT
This genomic window contains:
- a CDS encoding bifunctional (p)ppGpp synthetase/guanosine-3',5'-bis(diphosphate) 3'-pyrophosphohydrolase, which codes for MALENPKYQKMLDALLNNCRKNLPKVDEALITKAFEYSLEAHKNDLRASGEPYFTHPYEVANIVVEEFPLDDITVVSALLHDVVEDTEFTLEILSKEFGKEVAEIVDGVTKISGIFRGHEITKAENYRKLLLSMVKDVRVILVKFADRLHNMRTLEFVNPDKQRRIAQETLEIYAPFAHRFGLAKVKWELEDLSFKFLNREAYEELARKLKAKRKDREAYIKKFSEPIIKKLNEYKLKYELSGRPKHLYSIYRKMVRRNKPFEEIYDLFAVRIILDTDDANACYTVLGIVNQIYLPVPDRFKDYISIPKTNNYQSIHTTVVGPEGRLVEVQIRTRQMHEVAEKGVAAHWRYKESKTASDKELENWVNWIRDIFENASKDEQKKELMESFKLNLYQDEIYVFTPKGDLRRLPVGSTPVDFAFEIHSKVGHHCIGAKVDGKIVPLDTELHSGDQVEIITSKNQHPNKNWLKFVKTHKARNEIRKWLNKEEQEIIDKGKEIWEKKIKKFKLSFNADELLRLAHLNKYDNLRQFFKAIAQGLINVDDVITANKEREEKEKQKELQFEKFANGARSDIGGILVDGKKSGILYTYAKCCNPIPGDPVIGYITVGEGIKIHRKNCVNLLNLSVADSSKLVNVQWPETEDNLFVAGLTIRGEDRPGILNDISHTIVTYRNTNIKSININTTDSTFEGSVTLYVQNLEHLNRIIERLKKVQGIFSVERFESTL
- the ruvX gene encoding Holliday junction resolvase RuvX, encoding MIDENLTRIMAIDFGLKRIGIALSDPLKKFASPFTTLPNDDKLFSNLKKIIQEKSVEKIILGLPDKSANEKKSVYKNVFDFKSELERNFDIEIILWNETHTSRIAEQRIIDSVKSKKKRQDKGLIDMHSAAIILSEYLDSIDN
- a CDS encoding BMC domain-containing protein; translated protein: MLKQSLGIIETNSLSSAVEIAHLMVDKFEVSLANVRQLLNGYTTVFIKGELGAVQQAIDFGAGHCNEKNSLVAKSVIAVPHDELFNFIEGEKDE
- a CDS encoding BMC domain-containing protein, translated to MNNSLGLVEVKGFCASIFTVDTLLKNASVSIGLEEIKNGNVILKLKGTLPQINYAVNLAVENANKISSVVSYSVLEKINPVIEQAFFVNGNKSSHKKQIKESFTETTLQIHTTNKPEKIISVRKVSSRRKPITIDSKSDKSKKEIKQHSTDETLSSTIERLRLEALGKKAIEVSERVSDKTEKTKSYDIKKLSDLDGLNVHKLRRAARDFDNFPIKGRQISRANRDELMVYFKQILPE
- the tmk gene encoding dTMP kinase — encoded protein: MFITFEGIDFCGKSTQVELLKNYFERKGKSVKVIREPGGTEISEKIRDLLLDKKNNKMFMETELLLFSASRAQLVREKIVPFIQEGSVVISDRFHDSSTAYQGFGRGLPIEAVLNVHKLAIGDTIPDITFIIDIPVSVAVKRKAEKTHQELDRIEVSSNDFFEKVRNGYLTLAKNEKRFRIIDGTKSIEEIHKLIINYIEELERS